A stretch of Colletotrichum lupini chromosome 2, complete sequence DNA encodes these proteins:
- a CDS encoding phosphoglycolate/pyridoxal phosphate phosphatase: MSQPQQPKYLTGDSAATQEFLDKFDVFLIDCDGVLWSGDHLFDGIRETLAFLRSRGKRTVFVTNNSTKSRQEYHKKFAALDIPSDVEDIFGSAYSSAVYVSRILDLPADKRKVFVIGEAGIEAELRAEGVGFIGGTDPALRRDIGPEDFAAIADGSALDPEVGVVLAGLDFHINYLKLSLGYQYLRRGAVFLATNTDSTLPMSHTFFPGAGSISIPLVNMSQQQPVALGKPSQAMMDAVEGKFQLNRERTCMIGDRLDTDIKFGIEGKLGGTLAVLTGVHKKEDWEKEGAAAVPAYYVDSLASLKLDV, encoded by the exons ATGTCTCAACCACAGCAGCCTAAATATCTCACCGGCGACTCTGCCGCTACTCAAGAATTCCTCGACAAGTTTGAC GTCTTCCTCATTGATTGTGACG GCGTCCTCTGGTCCGGAGACCACCTATTCGACGGCATTCGCGAGACGCTCGCCTTCCTTCGCTCAAGAG GCAAGCGCACCGTCTTCGTAACAAACAACTCGACAAAGTCCCGCCAAGAATACCACAAGAAGTTCGCCGCCCTCGACATCCCCTCGGACGTGGAAGACATCTTTGGCTCAGCCTACTCCTCCGCCGTCTACGTCTCCCGCATCCTCGACCTCCCCGCCGACAAGCGCAAGGTCTTCGTCATTGGCGAAGCCGGAATCGAAGCCGAGCTCCGCGCCGAAGGCGTCGGCTTCATCGGCGGCACCGACCCCGCTCTGCGCCGCGACATCGGCCCCGAGGACTTTGCCGCCATCGCCGACGGCTCCGCCCTCGACCCGGAAGTCGGCGTCGTGCTCGCGGGACTGGACTTCCACATCAACTACCTCAAGCTGAGCTTGGGGTACCAGTACCTCCGCCGCGGCGCCGTCTTCCTCGCGACCAACACGGACAGCACGCTGCCCATGTCGCACACGTTCTTCCCCGGCGCGGGCTCCATCTCGATCCCGCTCGTCAACATGAGCCAGCAGCAGCCCGTGGCGCTGGGAAAGCCGTCGCAGGCTATGATGGACGCTGTCGAGGGCAAGTTCCAGTTGAACCGCGAGCGGACGTGCATGATCGGCGACCGCCTCGACACGGACATCAAGTTCGGCATCGAGGGCAAGCTGGGCGGCACGCTTGCCGTCTTGACTGGCGTGCACAAGAAGGAGGACTGGGAGAAGGAGGGGGCCGCGGCCGTGCCGGCGTACTATGTTGACAGCCTTGCCAGCCTGAAGCTTGATGTTTGA